A genomic window from Alphaproteobacteria bacterium includes:
- a CDS encoding response regulator, translating into MSDFSATNTQDTSKVRVMVVEDTESHMLLAHAALERFGITPIAAVNYNEAIEYITHNSCDLILMDLQLPAKSGYEITYEIRRLEHEGQKPRTPIVAVTAFMLDDAAERCRNAGMDDCVSKPLSIPLCQQIFDKYLPEANLKAQLG; encoded by the coding sequence ATGTCCGATTTTTCTGCGACAAATACCCAAGATACCAGCAAAGTGCGTGTGATGGTGGTAGAAGATACCGAAAGCCATATGCTATTAGCACATGCAGCGCTTGAGCGTTTTGGTATTACTCCGATTGCCGCAGTAAACTATAATGAAGCCATTGAGTATATTACTCATAATAGCTGCGATTTGATTTTGATGGATTTACAGTTGCCGGCCAAAAGTGGCTATGAAATAACCTATGAAATCCGCCGCTTGGAACATGAAGGCCAAAAACCCCGCACCCCCATTGTGGCAGTCACAGCATTTATGCTGGATGATGCGGCAGAAAGATGCCGTAATGCAGGAATGGATGATTGCGTATCCAAGCCGTTGAGCATTCCATTGTGTCAGCAGATATTTGATAAATATCTGCCGGAAGCGAACCTTAAGGCTCAGCTAGGGTAA
- a CDS encoding phasin family protein has translation MSNSKKNKNTKSANKNTAKPQNSASQAAENTKKTIQAAEEAVHTAVNSNQQNAENAIRNTTRLSAVDSLASSPDDLVHAGNAAVKDFMAASAEEAKKTQEKVLSMSKDNVTSLSNNAEKTTRSMSEVFSANQEQLDAVIESSKITSELCRDMQENFVAECNAMFNESVEISKDLLGCRTLNDFVEIQNRAVQNSMSHFFNQSASFADAWFKLATEASEPISTSASEVTNRLSKKIVA, from the coding sequence ATGTCGAATTCTAAGAAAAATAAAAATACAAAATCTGCTAACAAAAATACCGCAAAACCGCAGAACAGCGCTTCGCAAGCTGCAGAAAACACTAAGAAAACCATACAAGCCGCTGAGGAAGCCGTGCACACCGCTGTAAATTCAAATCAGCAAAATGCAGAAAATGCAATTCGCAACACTACGCGCCTTTCTGCCGTTGATTCTTTAGCCTCTAGCCCCGACGATCTCGTACATGCAGGTAATGCGGCAGTAAAAGATTTTATGGCAGCCAGCGCAGAAGAAGCAAAAAAGACTCAGGAAAAAGTATTGTCTATGAGCAAAGATAACGTTACCAGCCTGAGCAATAATGCCGAAAAAACAACCCGCTCTATGTCAGAAGTATTTTCTGCTAACCAAGAGCAGTTAGACGCAGTAATCGAAAGCAGCAAAATTACCAGTGAACTATGCCGCGATATGCAAGAGAACTTTGTCGCGGAATGCAATGCTATGTTTAATGAAAGCGTAGAAATTTCTAAAGATTTACTGGGTTGTCGCACACTGAACGACTTTGTAGAAATTCAAAACCGCGCCGTACAAAACTCGATGTCGCATTTCTTTAATCAATCAGCAAGCTTTGCAGATGCATGGTTCAAACTCGCGACAGAAGCCTCGGAGCCAATCAGCACCAGCGCCAGTGAAGTTACCAATCGCTTAAGCAAGAAGATTGTGGCGTAA
- a CDS encoding pentapeptide repeat-containing protein, whose protein sequence is MPQLHKAVRIEFHILERFIALHRQAHTAMTEENQPLVALSDELQQAAFSLNHFIGGKADLSGLDLREFPLADIDLAGADLSGTILSGMVLWNTNLERANLDNARLDGAELTWANLTNASMRKAVLSNTMLDKTQMPNTILCHAKLDYAQLIETNLYSANLSHANLQHSLLERADLREVCLKNANLSGCTIKEAKLEGAMVTNTILDPAAVSIIAPQPDDNEPSALMMTQYFMNQIGKQKPSES, encoded by the coding sequence ATGCCTCAACTACATAAAGCGGTAAGAATTGAATTTCATATATTAGAAAGATTTATCGCGCTACATCGTCAGGCACATACTGCAATGACCGAAGAAAACCAGCCTCTCGTTGCCCTTTCTGATGAGTTGCAGCAAGCCGCTTTTTCACTTAACCATTTTATTGGTGGGAAAGCGGATTTATCTGGACTCGACCTGCGCGAATTTCCACTGGCAGATATTGATCTGGCCGGTGCCGATTTAAGTGGAACCATCTTGAGTGGTATGGTGCTGTGGAACACCAATCTTGAGCGTGCCAATCTTGATAATGCGCGGCTTGATGGAGCAGAGCTAACATGGGCAAATCTGACCAATGCCAGTATGCGCAAAGCGGTGTTAAGCAACACCATGCTTGATAAAACACAAATGCCGAATACCATATTATGCCATGCTAAACTCGATTATGCCCAACTTATAGAAACCAATTTGTATTCTGCAAATTTATCACATGCTAATTTGCAACACAGCTTGTTGGAACGCGCAGATTTACGTGAAGTATGCCTGAAAAATGCTAACTTGAGCGGATGCACCATAAAAGAAGCTAAACTTGAAGGGGCGATGGTAACCAACACCATTCTTGATCCTGCAGCAGTATCAATTATCGCGCCACAGCCCGATGATAACGAGCCTAGCGCCCTAATGATGACACAATATTTTATGAATCAGATTGGTAAGCAAAAACCTTCGGAAAGCTAG
- a CDS encoding response regulator, whose amino-acid sequence MNSSKLHAPKVLIVDDDATTIRIAQAICESLNYAVAVACNGRQALDLYEAAQKAAAPIDIIFMDLQMPMMGGYEATIEIRQTEEENNLKKVPIVAITGTVKQDNQHKCLEIGMDDYRQKPYTTEMVKTLIARHVTCENDADFE is encoded by the coding sequence ATGAATTCATCAAAGCTGCATGCGCCAAAAGTATTGATTGTCGATGATGATGCTACAACCATACGCATCGCTCAGGCGATATGCGAATCGTTGAATTATGCGGTAGCAGTTGCATGTAATGGCAGACAAGCACTCGATTTATATGAGGCTGCACAAAAAGCTGCAGCGCCCATAGATATTATTTTTATGGATCTGCAAATGCCGATGATGGGGGGATATGAAGCCACCATTGAAATTCGCCAAACCGAAGAAGAAAATAACCTAAAAAAAGTGCCAATAGTGGCTATAACCGGCACTGTAAAGCAGGATAACCAGCATAAGTGTCTTGAAATTGGTATGGATGACTATCGACAAAAACCTTATACCACAGAAATGGTCAAGACATTGATTGCGCGCCATGTGACATGCGAAAATGATGCAGACTTTGAATAA
- a CDS encoding pentapeptide repeat-containing protein — protein sequence MRAPKKISRQELELYIANHRKALRAKQLKKTLSPEQEKALAPLHKIHNAPIDLSDSDLKQLNLQLINLSHANLQNADLRGTVLNNANLSHANMQNCDLRRAILQNTDLSHADLRGAKLKDSKFSECCLTHAQLVSLDFTHCQMMAGIFQYSQLDESNWSECDIRESDFRHASLNKANFSNAHCVKCNFSHAKLNNANFTKANCTQVQFTKSQAKSAIFFQANLTKINASYAQWHGAKLQSAILKNANFKNCDLSSADMRTHFINADFSCAILDNINYSGANIGSATITGTALEQQTSDKITGAIKRLVK from the coding sequence ATGCGCGCACCAAAAAAGATTTCCCGTCAAGAGTTGGAGCTATATATTGCGAACCACCGCAAAGCATTGCGTGCTAAGCAACTCAAAAAGACACTGTCGCCAGAGCAAGAAAAAGCGCTGGCTCCGCTGCACAAAATTCATAATGCTCCAATAGATCTTTCTGATAGCGATTTAAAGCAACTGAACCTACAATTAATTAATTTATCTCACGCAAATTTACAAAATGCTGACTTACGCGGAACAGTGTTAAATAACGCTAATCTGTCCCATGCCAATATGCAAAATTGCGATTTAAGACGCGCTATTTTGCAAAACACCGACCTTTCTCATGCAGATTTGCGCGGCGCAAAACTTAAAGACAGCAAATTTTCGGAGTGTTGTCTCACTCATGCCCAACTAGTGTCACTGGACTTCACGCATTGTCAAATGATGGCAGGAATATTTCAATATAGCCAACTGGATGAAAGCAACTGGTCGGAATGCGACATACGCGAAAGCGATTTTAGACATGCTAGCCTTAACAAGGCAAATTTCAGTAACGCCCATTGTGTCAAATGTAACTTCAGTCACGCTAAGTTAAACAATGCAAATTTCACAAAGGCCAATTGTACCCAAGTGCAGTTTACCAAATCTCAGGCAAAATCAGCAATTTTCTTTCAAGCAAATCTAACAAAAATCAATGCATCTTATGCTCAGTGGCATGGCGCTAAGTTACAAAGCGCCATATTGAAAAATGCAAATTTTAAAAACTGCGATCTTAGCAGCGCTGATATGCGCACACATTTCATTAATGCAGATTTTTCTTGCGCCATACTAGATAATATTAATTATTCAGGCGCCAACATAGGCAGCGCAACCATAACAGGCACAGCACTAGAACAACAAACCAGCGATAAAATCACAGGCGCTATCAAACGTCTGGTAAAATAA